The Pricia mediterranea genome includes a window with the following:
- a CDS encoding NifU family protein, whose translation MKEYNITVSKTNNPAILKFETNHFLTKGKNYEFKNIDEAKSSPLAQQLFHLPFIKTVYVSGNFIGLERFDIVEWDDVKDEVAQQLVEYLNAGEPVIHDERPVQQVAVTVYAEVTPNPSVMKFVANKAIVPRAFEFKNIDEAQNSELAKQLFHFPFVKEIFIDLNYISVGKYDMAEWEDITLELREFIRDYLAAGKSVVSEEAVQRSTQKENSATPETLDLDDTSQQIVDILEEYVKPAVASDGGNILFQSYESDSRTVSVILQGACSGCPSSTFTLKNGIETMLKNMMGDKVNEVVAING comes from the coding sequence ATGAAAGAGTATAATATCACCGTTTCAAAGACCAACAATCCGGCTATTTTAAAATTCGAGACGAACCACTTTTTGACCAAGGGTAAAAACTACGAGTTCAAGAACATCGATGAGGCCAAAAGTTCCCCCTTGGCGCAGCAGTTGTTCCATCTTCCCTTTATCAAGACCGTTTACGTCTCGGGCAATTTTATAGGTCTCGAGCGTTTCGACATCGTCGAATGGGACGATGTTAAGGACGAGGTGGCCCAGCAATTGGTCGAATATCTGAACGCGGGCGAGCCGGTGATTCATGATGAGCGGCCGGTGCAACAGGTGGCGGTCACGGTGTACGCCGAGGTTACACCAAACCCGTCTGTCATGAAATTCGTGGCCAATAAAGCGATTGTTCCTCGGGCCTTCGAATTCAAGAACATTGACGAGGCCCAGAACTCCGAGTTAGCCAAGCAGCTTTTTCACTTTCCTTTCGTTAAAGAGATCTTTATCGACCTGAACTATATCTCGGTCGGCAAATACGATATGGCGGAATGGGAGGATATTACATTGGAACTGCGGGAATTTATTCGCGACTATCTGGCCGCCGGGAAATCCGTGGTCTCCGAAGAGGCCGTTCAGCGGTCGACGCAGAAAGAGAATTCAGCTACTCCGGAAACACTTGACCTCGACGACACTTCCCAGCAAATCGTGGATATTCTGGAGGAATATGTAAAGCCGGCAGTGGCCAGTGACGGCGGTAACATCCTTTTTCAATCCTACGAATCGGACAGTAGAACGGTCAGCGTGATTCTACAGGGGGCCTGTAGCGGCTGCCCCTCCTCTACCTTTACGCTGAAAAACGGAATCGAGACCATGCTCAAGAATATGATGGGCGATAAGGTGAACGAAGTGGTGGCGATCAATGGATGA
- a CDS encoding gamma carbonic anhydrase family protein, whose protein sequence is MIKSVNGKSPQIGNDCYIAENATIVGEVEMGNQCSVWFNAVIRGDVHYIKMGDKVNVQDGAVIHCTYQKHPTQIGNNVSIGHNAIVHGCTVEDNVLIGMGSIIMDDCVIESNSIIAAGAVVTKGTRVPSGTIFAGMPAKKIKDISAELTSGEIDRIANNYVMYSGWFKEGS, encoded by the coding sequence ATGATTAAATCGGTAAACGGAAAATCCCCTCAGATCGGCAACGACTGCTATATCGCCGAAAACGCGACTATTGTAGGGGAGGTGGAGATGGGCAACCAATGTAGCGTATGGTTCAATGCCGTCATCAGGGGCGATGTGCATTATATAAAAATGGGCGACAAGGTGAACGTACAAGATGGTGCCGTCATCCATTGCACCTATCAAAAACATCCGACCCAGATTGGAAACAACGTGTCTATCGGCCACAATGCCATCGTTCACGGCTGTACCGTAGAAGATAACGTCTTGATCGGCATGGGCAGTATCATCATGGACGATTGCGTCATCGAAAGCAACAGTATCATCGCGGCCGGGGCGGTCGTTACCAAAGGCACCCGGGTACCATCGGGGACTATCTTTGCCGGGATGCCCGCCAAGAAAATCAAGGATATCAGTGCCGAGCTCACTTCCGGGGAAATCGACCGGATCGCGAACAACTATGTGATGTACTCCGGATGGTTTAAGGAAGGTTCGTAG
- a CDS encoding mechanosensitive ion channel family protein, which yields MNEISEYQEHMDKAIDWAWEVLPTMAINIVVAVITLLVGLWLIRIINRMVRKFFEKKDYDLALESFLQSFIGIALKVLLFVLVITQLGVQSSTLIAAVGAAGLAIGLALQGSLSNFAGGVLILIFKPFKVGDWISAQGVDGSVKEITIFYTKITTFGNQVAIVPNGQLSNDNIVNYNALSERRDNIKIGIGYGSNIKKAKDILLQICADNENISKDPAPEVHVDGLGDSSVDLTLRFWADTSVFWPAHFHVIEEAKNRFDAADIEIPFPQRDVHMKGKALEA from the coding sequence ATGAACGAAATTTCAGAGTATCAAGAACATATGGACAAGGCCATCGATTGGGCCTGGGAAGTATTGCCCACCATGGCAATTAATATCGTTGTCGCCGTTATTACCCTTTTAGTCGGCCTATGGCTGATTCGGATCATCAACCGGATGGTGCGCAAGTTTTTTGAGAAAAAGGATTACGATCTCGCTTTGGAGTCCTTCCTCCAGAGTTTCATAGGTATAGCCCTGAAGGTGTTGTTGTTCGTACTCGTCATCACCCAATTAGGGGTGCAATCATCTACGCTTATCGCCGCGGTCGGTGCCGCCGGGTTGGCTATCGGACTTGCCTTACAGGGATCGCTTTCCAATTTTGCCGGGGGCGTGTTAATCCTTATTTTCAAGCCCTTTAAGGTCGGGGATTGGATTTCGGCACAGGGGGTCGATGGATCGGTAAAGGAAATTACCATCTTTTACACGAAAATCACCACCTTCGGCAATCAAGTGGCCATTGTGCCAAACGGACAATTATCCAATGACAATATCGTCAACTACAACGCCTTATCAGAACGAAGGGATAACATAAAAATCGGTATCGGCTACGGTTCCAATATTAAAAAAGCCAAGGATATCCTGTTGCAGATTTGCGCCGATAACGAAAATATCTCCAAAGACCCGGCCCCGGAAGTCCACGTAGACGGTCTTGGGGACAGTTCGGTGGACCTTACCCTACGCTTTTGGGCGGATACCAGTGTCTTCTGGCCGGCACATTTTCACGTCATCGAGGAGGCGAAGAACCGGTTCGATGCGGCGGATATCGAGATACCCTTTCCACAGCGTGATGTTCACATGAAAGGGAAGGCCCTAGAGGCTTAA
- a CDS encoding PorP/SprF family type IX secretion system membrane protein, whose product MKHRLLLLFTSFIFGVQSYAQEGIPVYFDYLSDNYYLVYPSMAGIGEGTKIRATARMQWFSVENAPNLQTVNVHSRIGETNSGIGVIVFNDANGYHAQTGLKLTYAHHLRLGGDGRSLNQLSFGISPTYLQSSLDESDFYETGDPAIAGIKVSDGYFNVDLGFSYNLMEFYAHVGVLNVLESRRNVYYKQRNEAQVGVIDNLRRYLVSAGYIFGRQEWQLEPSVLFQMTDFTKEKTIDINAKVYKDVDFGRLWGGLSYRRSFEGIEYVTNEGSGNQRLQLITPIVGANIGNFMVSYNYSYQTGDFRFDSGGFHQITLGYNFGQNERRYDCYCPAAQ is encoded by the coding sequence ATGAAACATCGCCTGCTGCTCCTTTTTACCTCTTTTATCTTTGGCGTTCAGTCGTACGCTCAGGAAGGTATCCCCGTGTATTTTGATTATTTGTCCGATAACTACTATCTGGTCTACCCCTCCATGGCGGGCATTGGCGAGGGAACGAAGATCAGGGCTACGGCCCGGATGCAGTGGTTCAGTGTCGAGAATGCCCCCAATCTGCAGACGGTCAATGTACACTCCCGAATCGGGGAAACCAACTCTGGAATAGGAGTGATTGTTTTCAACGATGCCAATGGATATCACGCCCAAACGGGACTCAAGCTTACCTATGCCCATCACCTCAGGCTCGGAGGCGATGGGCGCAGTTTGAACCAGCTTTCATTCGGGATAAGTCCCACCTATCTTCAGAGCAGTCTCGACGAATCGGACTTTTACGAAACGGGAGACCCTGCTATTGCCGGAATTAAGGTCAGTGATGGGTATTTCAACGTCGATTTGGGATTTTCATATAACCTGATGGAGTTTTATGCCCATGTTGGTGTACTAAATGTGCTGGAAAGCAGAAGAAATGTATACTATAAACAGCGTAACGAAGCGCAAGTAGGGGTCATCGACAACCTGCGACGGTATCTGGTTTCCGCCGGATATATCTTCGGACGGCAGGAATGGCAGCTGGAGCCTTCGGTACTGTTCCAGATGACCGATTTCACCAAGGAAAAGACCATCGATATCAACGCCAAGGTCTATAAGGATGTCGATTTCGGCCGGTTGTGGGGCGGACTCTCCTACCGGCGCAGTTTTGAAGGTATTGAATATGTGACCAATGAGGGTTCCGGGAACCAACGTTTGCAGTTGATAACGCCCATTGTCGGAGCCAATATCGGCAACTTTATGGTCTCCTATAACTACTCGTACCAGACCGGGGATTTCCGTTTTGACAGTGGCGGTTTCCATCAAATAACCCTGGGATATAACTTCGGACAGAACGAACGGCGCTACGACTGCTATTGCCCGGCGGCCCAATAA
- a CDS encoding thioredoxin domain-containing protein, translated as MEPEFTNALIDETSPYLLQHAHNPVDWEAWHPEVLARAEKENKLLLISIGYAACHWCHVMERECFEDSEVARTMNENFINIKVDREERPDVDHIYMDALQMMTGQGGWPLNIAALPDGRPFWGATYVKKENWTQVLQQLSDLYRDDPAKVEGYAQKLADGIKAINLVELADAPDSFDSAEMEAAVAGWSRYFDNEMGGYNRAPKFMLPVNLNFLLHYGTARKDGPIMDYVNTSLTKMAWGGVFDQVGGGFSRYSVDTKWHVPHFEKMLYDNGQLVSLYAQAYAETGNDLFRETVEKTIAFVQRELMSEDFGLYSSLDADSQTENGALEEGAFYVWREDELQQLLGSRFAIFKEVYNINDYGHWENGNFVLIRNASREKIAEKHAIDLEELKETMEECLKILYTERQKRDRPRLDDKILTSWNGLMLKGLTDAYRYLQNPDYLDLALKNADFILKNMGTPDGGLFHNHKNGKSSINGYLEDYASVIDAYIGLYETTYDINWLKRAKSLVEYCQAHFHDPRSGMFFFTSDTDDFVIRRTIETVDNVIPASNSIMAKNLFKLSRFFPEYDYASSAMQLLKNMQENFEKSAQNHANWLDLALYFQRPFYEIAIVGDRYGEKAKSIGSQYLPNSILAASDKQEGIALFRDRYVEGQTLFHVCEEGACQRPTARLEEVLAQIRFDSRP; from the coding sequence ATGGAACCCGAATTTACCAACGCCCTGATTGACGAAACGAGTCCCTATCTCCTGCAACATGCCCATAATCCGGTAGATTGGGAGGCATGGCATCCCGAAGTTTTGGCACGGGCGGAGAAAGAAAACAAACTCTTGTTGATCAGTATCGGCTATGCGGCCTGCCATTGGTGCCACGTTATGGAGCGTGAATGTTTTGAGGATTCCGAGGTCGCCCGGACCATGAATGAAAACTTTATCAACATTAAGGTGGATCGCGAGGAACGGCCCGATGTGGACCACATCTATATGGATGCCCTTCAGATGATGACCGGACAAGGGGGCTGGCCCCTGAACATCGCCGCACTGCCGGACGGACGGCCCTTCTGGGGCGCGACCTATGTAAAGAAAGAGAATTGGACGCAAGTTTTGCAGCAATTATCGGACCTGTACCGCGATGACCCTGCCAAGGTCGAGGGGTACGCACAAAAATTGGCCGACGGCATCAAGGCCATTAATTTGGTGGAACTTGCCGACGCGCCGGATAGTTTTGATTCCGCCGAAATGGAAGCGGCCGTTGCCGGATGGTCCCGTTATTTTGATAACGAAATGGGTGGGTACAATCGGGCCCCTAAGTTTATGTTGCCCGTCAACCTCAACTTTTTGCTCCATTATGGTACGGCCCGAAAAGACGGCCCTATAATGGATTATGTCAACACCTCGTTGACCAAAATGGCCTGGGGCGGCGTTTTCGATCAGGTCGGCGGGGGATTTTCCCGCTACTCCGTGGACACCAAATGGCACGTACCCCATTTTGAAAAGATGCTTTACGACAACGGCCAATTGGTCAGCCTCTACGCGCAAGCCTATGCCGAGACCGGAAACGACCTCTTCCGGGAAACGGTGGAAAAGACGATTGCCTTCGTTCAACGGGAACTGATGTCGGAGGATTTCGGACTTTATTCCTCTTTGGATGCGGATAGCCAGACCGAAAACGGCGCGCTTGAAGAGGGTGCCTTTTACGTCTGGCGAGAAGACGAACTGCAACAACTTTTAGGAAGCCGTTTCGCCATTTTTAAGGAGGTCTATAACATCAATGACTACGGCCATTGGGAGAATGGCAATTTCGTGCTGATCCGAAACGCGTCCCGAGAGAAAATTGCCGAAAAACATGCAATCGACCTTGAAGAGCTCAAAGAAACCATGGAGGAGTGTCTCAAAATTCTTTACACGGAGCGCCAAAAAAGGGATAGACCCCGATTGGACGATAAAATTCTCACCTCTTGGAACGGCCTCATGCTAAAAGGGCTTACCGACGCCTATCGCTACCTCCAAAATCCTGATTATTTGGACCTCGCCTTAAAGAATGCGGACTTCATCCTAAAAAATATGGGGACGCCCGACGGAGGACTATTCCACAATCACAAGAATGGTAAAAGCAGCATCAACGGCTACCTTGAGGATTATGCTTCCGTTATCGATGCCTATATCGGCCTCTATGAAACCACGTATGACATCAACTGGTTAAAACGGGCCAAGTCATTGGTGGAATATTGTCAAGCGCACTTTCACGACCCCCGCAGCGGGATGTTCTTCTTTACTTCCGATACGGACGATTTTGTTATCCGAAGAACCATCGAGACCGTTGACAATGTGATACCGGCATCGAATTCCATCATGGCAAAAAACCTCTTTAAGCTGTCCCGGTTTTTTCCGGAGTACGATTATGCCTCCAGTGCCATGCAGCTCCTGAAAAACATGCAGGAAAATTTTGAGAAAAGTGCTCAGAACCACGCCAATTGGTTAGATCTGGCCCTGTATTTTCAACGGCCCTTTTATGAAATCGCCATCGTCGGGGACCGATATGGGGAGAAAGCAAAATCGATTGGAAGCCAATATCTGCCTAACAGCATTTTGGCGGCTTCGGATAAACAGGAAGGCATAGCGCTGTTTCGGGATAGATATGTCGAAGGGCAGACCCTGTTCCATGTATGCGAAGAGGGTGCATGCCAGCGGCCTACTGCGCGATTGGAAGAAGTTCTGGCGCAAATAAGATTCGATTCCCGCCCTTAA
- the tsaB gene encoding tRNA (adenosine(37)-N6)-threonylcarbamoyltransferase complex dimerization subunit type 1 TsaB, which yields MAIILNLETATTNCSVSVAKDGNLLALKEHDTPNYSHSEQLHVFVQDVLKDAGLALSDLEAVAVSKGPGSYTGLRIGVSAAKGLCFSLDVPLIALSTLASMAHQAQGEDIDFIVPVLDARRMEVYSAVFDAHKSQIRETRAEIIDGKSFAEYVESGTMLLLGSGAQKCREILQHPNFRFDTSVVPSAKQMVTLSHRKFEVGDFEDFAYFEPYYLKDFLIQRKK from the coding sequence ATGGCCATCATCTTAAACTTAGAAACAGCGACCACCAACTGCTCGGTAAGTGTTGCCAAAGACGGGAATCTTCTGGCGCTCAAGGAACACGATACCCCCAACTATTCCCATTCCGAACAGCTGCATGTTTTTGTTCAGGACGTTTTAAAGGATGCCGGGCTCGCATTGTCCGACCTCGAAGCGGTCGCCGTCAGTAAGGGGCCGGGATCCTATACCGGACTGCGTATCGGCGTTTCCGCCGCAAAGGGTTTGTGTTTTTCCTTGGATGTGCCCCTGATTGCACTGTCCACCTTGGCGAGCATGGCCCATCAAGCACAAGGGGAGGATATCGATTTTATCGTACCTGTATTGGATGCCCGACGTATGGAAGTCTATTCCGCCGTCTTCGACGCCCACAAAAGTCAGATCAGGGAAACCAGGGCCGAAATCATCGACGGGAAATCCTTTGCCGAGTACGTGGAAAGTGGAACGATGCTGCTGCTCGGCAGCGGGGCGCAAAAATGCAGGGAAATTCTGCAACACCCCAATTTTCGTTTCGACACCTCCGTAGTGCCTTCCGCTAAGCAAATGGTCACGTTGTCCCATAGAAAATTCGAAGTAGGCGATTTTGAAGATTTCGCCTACTTCGAACCTTATTACTTAAAGGATTTTTTAATCCAAAGGAAAAAGTAA
- a CDS encoding dodecin family protein: MAVLKVIEVLANSEKSWEDAAKNAVAHASKSVKNIKSVYINEQSATVENGNMVNYRVNVKITFEVD; encoded by the coding sequence ATGGCAGTTTTAAAAGTTATTGAAGTATTGGCAAATTCGGAAAAAAGTTGGGAAGACGCCGCCAAAAATGCGGTGGCCCACGCCTCAAAATCCGTCAAGAACATCAAGTCGGTTTATATCAACGAGCAGAGCGCTACCGTTGAGAATGGGAATATGGTGAATTACCGGGTGAACGTAAAGATAACCTTCGAAGTCGACTAG
- the fabD gene encoding ACP S-malonyltransferase yields MNAYIFPGQGAQFVGMGLDLYEKFPLAQKLFESANEILGFSITDIMFEGTAEDLKQTKVTQPAIFLHSVILGKILGDGFRPDCVAGHSLGEFSALVANGALNFEDGLRLVSQRAMAMQKACELQPSTMAAVLGLEDEVVERVCRETPGTVVAANYNCPGQLVISGEVEAIDTACKNMKESGARRALVLPVGGAFHSPLMEPAREELASAIENTDFGKVTCPVYQNVTARAVSDSAEIKKNLISQLTAPVKWTQSVRNMVNDGASTFIEVGPGKVLQGLVRKIASDVETRSAEIPD; encoded by the coding sequence ATGAACGCATATATATTTCCGGGCCAGGGTGCCCAATTTGTAGGAATGGGCCTTGACCTATACGAGAAATTTCCATTAGCACAGAAACTTTTTGAAAGTGCGAACGAGATTTTGGGCTTTTCCATAACCGATATCATGTTCGAAGGAACGGCAGAGGACTTAAAGCAGACCAAGGTCACCCAACCCGCTATTTTTCTTCATTCCGTGATTTTGGGAAAGATCCTGGGGGACGGGTTTCGGCCCGATTGCGTAGCGGGGCATTCACTGGGAGAATTCTCTGCCCTGGTCGCCAATGGCGCGCTGAATTTTGAAGATGGGCTAAGATTGGTTTCCCAGCGGGCGATGGCGATGCAAAAAGCCTGTGAACTGCAGCCGAGTACCATGGCCGCCGTTCTGGGATTGGAAGATGAGGTCGTGGAGCGGGTCTGTAGGGAAACGCCCGGAACCGTGGTAGCGGCCAACTACAACTGCCCCGGCCAATTGGTAATCTCCGGGGAGGTCGAGGCGATCGATACCGCCTGTAAAAATATGAAGGAATCCGGTGCCCGTAGGGCCTTGGTCCTGCCTGTTGGCGGAGCCTTTCACTCCCCCTTGATGGAGCCGGCCCGGGAAGAGCTTGCATCGGCCATCGAAAATACCGATTTCGGAAAGGTGACCTGTCCCGTGTATCAAAATGTTACCGCCCGCGCCGTAAGTGACTCCGCCGAAATCAAGAAAAACCTGATCTCCCAATTGACGGCGCCCGTAAAGTGGACGCAAAGTGTACGGAATATGGTGAACGACGGGGCCAGCACGTTTATTGAAGTAGGGCCCGGGAAAGTGCTGCAGGGATTAGTGCGAAAAATAGCTTCGGATGTAGAAACTCGCTCGGCCGAAATCCCTGATTGA